One genomic segment of Oncorhynchus nerka isolate Pitt River linkage group LG16, Oner_Uvic_2.0, whole genome shotgun sequence includes these proteins:
- the LOC115144092 gene encoding uncharacterized protein LOC115144092 yields MEPNPSLAGVDSQGNMVFRVAKPVMGIFQVSSEQTNSVGQGAYQQTMVEGLTGLQGLSNHPSMVLGDGQGQQGMGDVNQMQTQIQIPAGDTTQTQAGAPHHNHVPHVPFAEVSSLLDPNMKSSKARKYLIPYDEIKRRLEAPEKMSLRSLAAYTRVSRGPASKKTLQESLNILGLTPSTTTAVSSSFSKLTEGDTKALCNDMKDFAHDYMDFGNMAKQLIPETNTVQHWSKVIETRSHLEAMRKCFRDPVNSALFDNVTHGLGLGMLDTALDMITMVIDKQIRILSGAAATDPVDTGPPMRRIRRRHRKPRDDGNDKPLRSVGGVKGQGKGSGKGKGRGRGRKKAQLQESGTPVGVAMDTTQRQNQEHHQPEDVESSVLTLVSVGYETISSGLNATVQL; encoded by the exons ATGGAACCAAATCCCAGCCTGGCGGGGGTGGACTCCCAAGGCAACATGGTGTTTAGAGTGGCTAAGCCTGTCATGGGCATCTTCCAAGTCTCCTCCGAACAGACCAACTCTGTGGGACAGGGGGCTTATCAGCAGACTATGGTCGAGGGGCTGACAGGGTTACAAGGGTTATCCAACCACCCCTCCATGGTGCTGGGGGATGGACAGGGGCAGCAGGGAATGGGGGACGTGAACCAGATGCAAACCCAGATTCAGATCCCGGCAGGCGACACCACCCAGACTCAGGCTGGTGCTCCACACCACAACCATGTACCCCATGTTCCGTTTGCTGAGGTGTCGTCTCTCCTGGACCCCAACATGAAGAGCTCCAAGGCCC GTAAGTACCTGATACCCTATGACGAGATCAAGCGTCGTCTGGAGGCTCCAGAGAAGATGTCTCTGCGTTCGCTAGCAGCCTACACCAGGGTCAGCCGCGGCCCGGCCAGCAAGAAAACGCTTCAGGAGTCTCTAAATATACTGGGCCTCACTCctagtactactactgctgtatcctcctccttctccaagcTCACAGAGG GTGACACCAAAGCCCTGTGTAACGACATGAAGGACTTTGCCCATGACTACATGGACTTTGGAAACATGGCCAAGCAGCTTATACCAGAGACTAACACAGTTCAACACTGGTCAAAGGTCATAGAAACCAG GAGCCACCTGGAGGCGATGAGGAAGTGTTTCCGTGACCCGGTCAACAGTGCGTTGTTCGACAACGTGACTCACGGCCTGGGCCTCGGGATGCTCGACACCGCCCTAGACATGATCACCATGGTGATTGACAAACAGATTCGCATCCTGTCCGGCGCAGCTGCAACCGATCCCGTCGACACCGGTCCTCCAATGAGACGCATCCGCCGCCGCCACCGCAAGCCCCGAGATGACGGCAACGACAAACCGCTCAGGTCAGTGGGCGGGGTTAAAGGTCAAGGGAAAGGATCGGGGAAGGGCAAAGGGAGGGGCCGAGGCAGGAAGAAGGCGCAGCTGCAGGAGTCCGGAACCCCGGTTGGTGTTGCCATGGATACAACCCAGCGGCAGAATCAAGAGCATCATCAGCCAGAGGACGTGGAGAGCAGTGTTCTAACACTTGTCTCCGTCGGTTACGAGACCATATCCAGTGGCCTCAACGCCACGGTACAGCTCTGA
- the syt15 gene encoding synaptotagmin-15, whose translation MADPTMLLAVGLSLGLFLLLLIGVSVYFLWRRCGQRQLQETVTMIAPFPACTTQILLTNQRPRYRPDEIPFFLPPRFKPTLRSEEGEEEGRKDLSNTHRGSLTVESWYPVGSVRAGLYWVPDVSEVSPPPGRAVQLCFSVAYRHDNEQLYVSLLRLRNLPTCFYSNNTLAELRLLPDDRRRHKARARCRGRDPEFNDSFVFQVSGVCVSESVLSVCVLSVDQGGRHHAVGRVLFPIEGELGEGGRLLWRDLETKDELQCSGLGDIQVSLNYSPSLQRLTVVILRARSLQIHTDTGMCFQVSLQIHTRVVKSRRTPVVSSGADPGFNHKMTFKLRPSQLDQTSLTLELIGSGLTPVGVVVLGPFMYARGPQLQHWTDMVNTPNELVKQWHGLGKPT comes from the exons atggctg aTCCAACAATGTTATTGGCTGTTGGTCTGTCTTTGGGACTCTTCCTCTTGCTTCTGATTGGTGTATCTGTCTACTTCCTGTGGAGGAGGTGTGGCCAAAGACAACTCCAGGAAACGGTCACCATGATAGCCCCCTTCCCAGCGTGTACCACTCAAATTCTCCTGACCAATCAGAGACCCAGGTACAG GCCAGATGAGATCCCATTCTTTCTGCCGCCCCGATTTAAACCAACTCTCAGGagcgaggagggggaggaagagggacggAAGGACCTCAGCAACACCCATCGTGGATCTCTCACAGTAGAGA GCTGGTATCCAGTAGGTAGTGTAAGGGCAGGTCTGTACTGGGTCCCTGATGTCAGTGAGGTGTCACCCCCTCCTGGTCGTGCTGTGCAACTGTGCTTCTCAGTGGCCTATCGCCATGACAACGAACAGCTTTATGTCTCGCTGCTCCGCCTGAGAAACTTGCCAACATGTTTCTATAGTAACAACACACTGGCAGAACTGCGACTTCTCCCTGACGACCGTCGCCGACACAAGGCCAGGGCCCGATGCAGGGGTCGCGACCCTGAGTTCAACGACAGCTTTGTGTtccag gtatcgggtgtgtgtgtatctgagagTGTGCTCAGTGTGTGCGTGTTGAGTGTGGATCAGGGAGGCAGGCACCATGCGGTGGGCAGGGTTCTGTTCCCTATTGAAGGGGAgctgggggaggggggcaggCTACTCTGGAGAGACCTAGAGACTAAGGACGAATTGcag TGTTCAGGTCTTGGTGATATTCAGGTGTCTCTGAACTATAGTCCGTCTCTACAACGCCTCACTGTGGTCATACTGAGAGCCCGCAGCCTgcagatacacactgacacag GCATGTGTTTCCAGGTGAGCCTACAGATCCACACTCGGGTAGTTAAATCCAGACGGACGCCGGTGGTTAGTAGTGGAGCTGACCCTGGCTTCAACCACAAGATGACCTTTAAGCTTCGACCCTCTCAGCTCGACCAGACCAGTCTGACCTTGGAGCTGATTGGATCAGGCCTTACCCCAGTAGGTGTGGTGGTGCTGGGGCCATTCATGTATGCCAGGGGGCCTCAGCTTCAGCACTGGACTGACATGGTCAATACACCCAACGAACTGGTCAAACAGTGGCATGGACTAGGCAAgcccacataa